A region from the Ctenopharyngodon idella isolate HZGC_01 chromosome 13, HZGC01, whole genome shotgun sequence genome encodes:
- the ubtd1a gene encoding ubiquitin domain-containing protein 1a isoform X2: MGVANSRDYQPTVTVVLKRRNEPLKKDKPKWKSDYPMTEGQLRSKRDEFWDTAPAFDGRKEIWDALKAAAVAIECNDHELAQAIVDGASITLPHGSLMECYDELGNRYQLPAYCLAPPVNLVSECNDHNVSESTEPQEKKEKEFQLKVRLSTGKDLRLSATMADSIRQLKKQLQVQEDIDTINQRWFFSGKLLTDKTRLQDTKIQKDFVIQVIVNQPIVPN; encoded by the exons ATGGGAGTTGCAAACTCGAGAGACTATCAACCAACGGTAACAGTTGTGCTCAAAA GACGCAATGAGCCCCTGAAGAAAGATAAGCCCAAGTGGAAAAGTGACTATCCTATGACGGAGGGCCAGCTGCGCAGTAAAAGAGATGAATTCTGGGACACGGCCCCAGCTTTTGACGGCCGTAAAGAGATCTGGGACGCGCTAAAAGCTGCAGCTGTAGCGATTGAATGTAACGACCATGAACTAGCGCAGGCTATTGTAGATGGAGctagcatcacactgcctcatg GATCCCTTATGGAGTGCTATGATGAACTGGGCAACCGCTATCAGCTCCCTGCATACTGCTTGGCTCCTCCAGTCAACCTGGTCTCTGAGTGCAACGATCATAATGTGTCTGAATCCACTGAGCCACAGGAGAAGAAAGAGAAGGAGTTCCAGCTGAAGGTGCGTCTCTCCACCGGAAAAGACCTTCGTCTTAGTGCCACTATGGCCGATTCCATCCGTCAGCTGAAGAAACAGCTTCAAGTTCAGGAAGATATTGATACCATCAATCAGCGCTGGTTTTTCTCTGGAAAGCTCCTCACGGATAAAACACGTTTACAGGACACCAAGATCCAGAAGGACTTTGTAATACAGGTCATTGTTAATCAGCCCATTGTTCCCAACTAG
- the zdhhc16a gene encoding palmitoyltransferase ZDHHC16A isoform X1 gives MGGLNMRPCSTVMHLLLRCMRGCGRHGRSRMPRRLRRPLSYIKLIFKSLYFNSLTNSEVVMDSILEPVFWMVEVVTRWFGMVFVFLVVALTSSVIFIAYFCLLPLVLQTYSPGWIMWHICYGHWIIVMIAFHYYKATSTPPGYPPKMKNDIPFVSVCKKCIIPKPARSHHCGICKTCILKMDHHCPWLNNCVGHYNHRYFFSFCLYLTMGCMYCSISGRNLFIDAYNAIDQFRHMEAEKQGVPVTGIGLLIGIVPSEGVAGKEVSQPPYTYKDRMIHKSIIYMWVLTSTVSVALGALTLWHAILITRGETSIERHINNKEAKRLAKRGKVYRNPFSYGKLNNWKVFFGVEKRSHWLTRILLPSGHTPYGDGLTWDIYPLKKDMMPV, from the exons ATGGGG GGGCTGAACATGCGTCCCTGCTCCACAGTCATGCACCTGCTGCTGAGATGTATGCGCGGGTGTGGCAGGCACGGTCGCAGTCGCATGCCCCGAAGACTGAGGCGGCCTCTGAGCTACATCAAATTGATCTTCAAATCCCTTTATTTTAACTCACTCACTAACTCAGAGGTAGTGATGGACTCCATCCTTGAACCAGTGTTTTGGATGGTGGAGGTTGTCACACGCTGGTTTGGAATG gtttttgtatttttagtagTTGCTCTTACCAGTTCTGTGATTTTCATCGCTTATTTCTGCCTTCTACCGTTGGTCTTGCAAACGTACTCTCCTGGCTGGATAATGTGGCACATTTGTTATGGACACTGGATCATAGTCATGATAGCCTTCCATTACTACAAGGCCACAAGCACTCCCCCTGGATACCCTCCAAAG ATGAAAAATGACATCCCGTTTGTGTCGGTTTGTAAAAAGTGTATAATTCCTAAACCAGCTCGAAGTCATCACTGTGGCATCTGTAAAAC CTGTATCCTAAAAATGGATCACCATTGCC cTTGGCTTAACAACTGTGTTGGTCATTACAATCATCGTTACTTCTTCTCCTTTTGTCTCTATTTGACTATGGGCTGCATGTACTGTAGCATCAGCGGTCGCAATCTCTTTATCGATGCATACAATGCCATAGAT CAATTCAGGCACATGGAAGCGGAGAAACAGGGTGTTCCGGTGACAGGGATTGGGTTGCTCATCGGCATTGTACCATCAGAAGGCGTGGCTGGGAAG GAGGTTTCGCAACCTCCATACACCTACAAGGACAGGATGATTCACAAGAGTATTATCTACATGTGGGTCCTCACAAG CACAGTGTCAGTTGCCCTCGGAGCTCTCACACTGTGGCATGCTATACTTATCACCCGTGGAGAAACCAGCATTGAACGCCATATAAACAACAAAGAGGCCAAACGTTTGGCGAAACGTGGAAAG gTCTATCGGAATCCCTTCAGTTACGGTAAACTAAACAACTGGAAGGTGTTCTTTGGTGTAGAAAAGAGAAG TCATTGGCTGACACGTATTCTCCTCCCCTCTGGACACACCCCATATGGTGACGGACTGACATGGGACATTTACCCTCTTAAAAAAGACATGATGCCAGTCTGA
- the pgam1a gene encoding phosphoglycerate mutase 1a: protein MAAYKLVLIRHGESCWNQENRFCGWFDADLSETGAQEAKKGGQALKDAGFEFDICYTSVLKRAIRTLWIVLDSIDQMWLPVHRTWRLNERHYGGLTGLNKAETAAKHGEAQVKIWRRSYDIPPPTMDADHDFYSVISKDRRYADLTEDQLPSCESLKDTIARALPFWNEEIVPQIKEGKRVLIAAHGNSLRGIVKHLEGMSEEAIMELNLPTGIPILYELDKNLKPIKPMQFLGDEETVRKAMEAVAAQGKAKK, encoded by the exons atggCTGCATACAAGCTGGTTCTCATTCGCCATGGCGAGAGCTGCTGGAACCAGGAGAATCGCTTCTGCGGTTGGTTCGACGCGGACCTGAGCGAGACAGGGGCTCAGGAGGCAAAGAAAGGCGGTCAAGCTTTAAAAG ATGCGGGGTTTGAGTTTGACATTTGTTATACCTCGGTGCTGAAGAGAGCCATCCGGACATTATGGATCGTTTTGGACAGTATTGATCAGATGTGGCTGCCTGTGCACAGGACCTGGCGCCTGAATGAACGTCATTATGGTGGTCTCACTGGGTTAAACAAGGCTGAGACTGCGGCTAAGCATGGTGAAGCCCAGGTCAAGATTTGGAGGCGCTCTTACGACATCCCCCCACCAACTATGGATGCAGATCATGACTTTTACAGCGTCATCAGCAAG GACAGACGTTATGCTGATTTGACCGAGGACCAGCTGCCTTCTTGCGAGAGTCTGAAGGACACTATTGCACGGGCGCTACCCTTCTGGAACGAGGAGATTGTGCCTCAAATCAAGGAAGGAAAAAGAGTGTTGATTGCTGCTCATGGAAACAGTTTGAGAGGCATTGTGAAACACTTAGAAG GTATGTCTGAGGAGGCCATCATGGAGCTGAATCTGCCCACAGGCATCCCTATTCTTTACGAGCTGGACAAGAACCTGAAGCCCATCAAGCCCATGCAGTTCCTCGGAGACGAGGAAACCGTTCGCAAAGCCATGGAGGCTGTGGCAGCCCAGGGCAAAGCCAAAAAATAG
- the ubtd1a gene encoding ubiquitin domain-containing protein 1a isoform X1, which yields MGSCFGVIRQRSHLSSRNASRYSTKRGGRNEPLKKDKPKWKSDYPMTEGQLRSKRDEFWDTAPAFDGRKEIWDALKAAAVAIECNDHELAQAIVDGASITLPHGSLMECYDELGNRYQLPAYCLAPPVNLVSECNDHNVSESTEPQEKKEKEFQLKVRLSTGKDLRLSATMADSIRQLKKQLQVQEDIDTINQRWFFSGKLLTDKTRLQDTKIQKDFVIQVIVNQPIVPN from the exons ATGGGAAGTTGCTTTGGAGTGATACGTCAAAGGTCTCACCTGTCCTCCAGGAATGCATCCAGATACAGCACCAAACGAGGAG GACGCAATGAGCCCCTGAAGAAAGATAAGCCCAAGTGGAAAAGTGACTATCCTATGACGGAGGGCCAGCTGCGCAGTAAAAGAGATGAATTCTGGGACACGGCCCCAGCTTTTGACGGCCGTAAAGAGATCTGGGACGCGCTAAAAGCTGCAGCTGTAGCGATTGAATGTAACGACCATGAACTAGCGCAGGCTATTGTAGATGGAGctagcatcacactgcctcatg GATCCCTTATGGAGTGCTATGATGAACTGGGCAACCGCTATCAGCTCCCTGCATACTGCTTGGCTCCTCCAGTCAACCTGGTCTCTGAGTGCAACGATCATAATGTGTCTGAATCCACTGAGCCACAGGAGAAGAAAGAGAAGGAGTTCCAGCTGAAGGTGCGTCTCTCCACCGGAAAAGACCTTCGTCTTAGTGCCACTATGGCCGATTCCATCCGTCAGCTGAAGAAACAGCTTCAAGTTCAGGAAGATATTGATACCATCAATCAGCGCTGGTTTTTCTCTGGAAAGCTCCTCACGGATAAAACACGTTTACAGGACACCAAGATCCAGAAGGACTTTGTAATACAGGTCATTGTTAATCAGCCCATTGTTCCCAACTAG
- the zdhhc16a gene encoding palmitoyltransferase ZDHHC16A isoform X2 yields MRPCSTVMHLLLRCMRGCGRHGRSRMPRRLRRPLSYIKLIFKSLYFNSLTNSEVVMDSILEPVFWMVEVVTRWFGMVFVFLVVALTSSVIFIAYFCLLPLVLQTYSPGWIMWHICYGHWIIVMIAFHYYKATSTPPGYPPKMKNDIPFVSVCKKCIIPKPARSHHCGICKTCILKMDHHCPWLNNCVGHYNHRYFFSFCLYLTMGCMYCSISGRNLFIDAYNAIDQFRHMEAEKQGVPVTGIGLLIGIVPSEGVAGKEVSQPPYTYKDRMIHKSIIYMWVLTSTVSVALGALTLWHAILITRGETSIERHINNKEAKRLAKRGKVYRNPFSYGKLNNWKVFFGVEKRSHWLTRILLPSGHTPYGDGLTWDIYPLKKDMMPV; encoded by the exons ATGCGTCCCTGCTCCACAGTCATGCACCTGCTGCTGAGATGTATGCGCGGGTGTGGCAGGCACGGTCGCAGTCGCATGCCCCGAAGACTGAGGCGGCCTCTGAGCTACATCAAATTGATCTTCAAATCCCTTTATTTTAACTCACTCACTAACTCAGAGGTAGTGATGGACTCCATCCTTGAACCAGTGTTTTGGATGGTGGAGGTTGTCACACGCTGGTTTGGAATG gtttttgtatttttagtagTTGCTCTTACCAGTTCTGTGATTTTCATCGCTTATTTCTGCCTTCTACCGTTGGTCTTGCAAACGTACTCTCCTGGCTGGATAATGTGGCACATTTGTTATGGACACTGGATCATAGTCATGATAGCCTTCCATTACTACAAGGCCACAAGCACTCCCCCTGGATACCCTCCAAAG ATGAAAAATGACATCCCGTTTGTGTCGGTTTGTAAAAAGTGTATAATTCCTAAACCAGCTCGAAGTCATCACTGTGGCATCTGTAAAAC CTGTATCCTAAAAATGGATCACCATTGCC cTTGGCTTAACAACTGTGTTGGTCATTACAATCATCGTTACTTCTTCTCCTTTTGTCTCTATTTGACTATGGGCTGCATGTACTGTAGCATCAGCGGTCGCAATCTCTTTATCGATGCATACAATGCCATAGAT CAATTCAGGCACATGGAAGCGGAGAAACAGGGTGTTCCGGTGACAGGGATTGGGTTGCTCATCGGCATTGTACCATCAGAAGGCGTGGCTGGGAAG GAGGTTTCGCAACCTCCATACACCTACAAGGACAGGATGATTCACAAGAGTATTATCTACATGTGGGTCCTCACAAG CACAGTGTCAGTTGCCCTCGGAGCTCTCACACTGTGGCATGCTATACTTATCACCCGTGGAGAAACCAGCATTGAACGCCATATAAACAACAAAGAGGCCAAACGTTTGGCGAAACGTGGAAAG gTCTATCGGAATCCCTTCAGTTACGGTAAACTAAACAACTGGAAGGTGTTCTTTGGTGTAGAAAAGAGAAG TCATTGGCTGACACGTATTCTCCTCCCCTCTGGACACACCCCATATGGTGACGGACTGACATGGGACATTTACCCTCTTAAAAAAGACATGATGCCAGTCTGA
- the mettl18 gene encoding histidine protein methyltransferase 1 homolog has translation MAFSFNFDIPLQTEEETNDKEKKDDNSKDVHLKCSESSVTVPTKMKNAIEHEPLLDPLSHIENWVPETITIGALPPLLFLNESVFEKTAPEREDSEEILAKTLTQNSDLITGVYEGGLKIWECTYDLLEYIDDEGETFAGKRVLDLGCGAGLLGILALKRGATKVDFQDYNSTVIEQLTLPNVFLNCEEDDETEEKNSSPPSKRKALNSSQKLLERCGFFSGDWNSFLTLMQNKTSLPKYDIIFTSETIYNTDYYSSLHSVFCGLLAEDGLVYLATKSHYFGVGGGLHLFEKFVEQNNVFQIKYLKDVEQGLKRHVVSLTFKK, from the exons ATGGCATTCAGTTTTAACTTCGATATTCCTTTACAGACAGAAGAAGaaacaaatgataaagaaaagaaagacgACAACTCAAAAGATGTGCATCTTAAATGCTCG GAATCCAGTGTAACCGTCCCAACGAAGATGAAAAATGCTATTGAGCACGAACCTTTGTTGGATCCTCTCTCCCACATTGAGAACTGGGTGCCTGAAACCATCACCATAGGTGCCCTGCCTCCCCTGCTCTTTctcaatgaatcagtgtttgaGAAGACAGCTCCTGAACGAGAGGACAGTGAGGAGATACTGGCCAAAACACTGACCCAAAACTCTGACCTCATCACTGGAGTGTATGAGGGTGGACTTAAGATATGGGAATGCACGTATGATCTCCTTGAGTACATTGATGATGAAGGAGAGACCTTCGCTGGGAAAAGGGTGTTAGACTTGGGCTGTGGAGCAGGTCTACTTGGCATACTTGCATTGAAGAGAGGAGCCACCAAAGTTGACTTCCAGGATTATAACAGCACAGTGATAGAGCAGTTAACATTGCCAAATGTGTTTCTCAATTGTGAAGAAGATGATGAGACCGAGGAGAAAAATAGCAGCCCACCGTCTAAGAGGAAAGCCCTGAATTCATCACAGAAATTACTAGAGCGTTGTGGTTTCTTCTCGGGCGACTGGAACTCTTTTCTCACACTTATGCAAAATAAAACCTCATTGCCAAAATATGACATTATCTTTACGTCAGAAACCATATACAACACAGACTACTACTCTTCTCTTCATAGTGTGTTTTGTGGCCTGCTTGCTGAGGATGGGCTTGTTTATTTGGCAACCAAGTCTCACTATTTTGGAGTAGGAGGTGGCCTTCATCTGTTTGAGAAGTTTGTGGAGCAgaataatgtatttcaaatcaaatatttgaAGGATGTGGAACAAGGCCTGAAGAGACATGTTGTGTCATTGACATTCAAAAAGTGA